Proteins from one Spirochaetota bacterium genomic window:
- a CDS encoding ComF family protein — protein sequence MLGIFLDILFPSRCAACGATVASADRRLCPSCAGRIDVLEEGCPFCSGPAGKSPCPSCADRHWYITRHIALSDYSGVMKSAIRKMKFGGIRGIYSALGSLAAREIVRRSISADIITWVPMNSKKEWRRGFNQSERISSFISKKTGIPGRALLREKRGAGAQRDLGLRDRFIHSLGRYEPVKGPNLSGKSVLLVDDVYTTGATINECARQLRMAGAEQVFSLTIARTDVKRLEKF from the coding sequence ATGCTCGGCATTTTCCTGGACATCCTTTTCCCTTCGCGCTGCGCCGCCTGCGGCGCCACGGTCGCCTCGGCCGATCGCCGTCTGTGCCCGTCCTGCGCCGGCCGGATCGACGTGCTGGAAGAGGGGTGCCCCTTCTGTTCCGGTCCCGCCGGCAAATCCCCCTGTCCTTCCTGCGCCGACCGGCACTGGTATATCACGCGTCACATAGCCCTTTCCGATTACAGCGGCGTCATGAAAAGCGCCATCCGGAAAATGAAATTCGGCGGGATCCGCGGGATATATTCCGCCCTGGGCTCACTGGCCGCACGGGAAATCGTCCGCCGATCCATATCGGCAGACATCATAACCTGGGTCCCCATGAACTCAAAGAAAGAATGGCGCCGCGGCTTTAACCAGTCGGAGCGCATCTCATCGTTCATCTCAAAAAAGACGGGAATCCCCGGCCGGGCCCTCCTGAGGGAAAAACGGGGCGCCGGGGCCCAGCGGGACCTGGGCCTCAGGGACCGCTTCATTCACTCGTTGGGACGATATGAGCCGGTCAAAGGGCCTAATCTGTCCGGAAAGAGCGTCCTTCTTGTCGACGATGTGTACACGACCGGGGCCACCATTAACGAATGCGCCCGGCAGCTGCGGATGGCGGGGGCCGAACAAGTATTTTCCCTGACTATTGCCCGAACAGACGTAAAAAGGCTTGAAAAGTTTTGA
- the queC gene encoding 7-cyano-7-deazaguanine synthase QueC encodes MNKQAVILLSGGIDSATTAAIAIDRGFELSALTFRYSQRHLVEVASAARLAEFFLIRRHVTIDIPAGIFRSSLTDTSIEVRKNADPEAGGEIPDTYVPARNILFLSYGLAFAESIDASRIFIGATAVDYSGYPDCRPEFFEAFQAMADRGTKAGVSGAGIVIETPVIAMGKAEIIRTGARLGVDYAITHSCYDPGPGGLACGACDSCIIRKNGFRDAGVPDPTRYRDRR; translated from the coding sequence ATGAACAAACAGGCGGTAATCCTTCTTAGCGGCGGCATCGATTCCGCCACGACTGCGGCGATCGCCATTGACCGCGGCTTTGAGCTGTCCGCCCTGACGTTCCGGTACAGTCAGCGCCACCTCGTCGAGGTCGCGTCGGCGGCCAGGCTGGCCGAATTTTTCCTGATCAGGCGCCACGTCACTATCGATATCCCCGCCGGGATCTTCCGCTCGTCCCTGACCGATACGTCGATCGAAGTCCGCAAGAACGCCGATCCGGAAGCAGGCGGGGAGATCCCCGACACCTACGTGCCCGCCCGCAACATCCTCTTCCTCTCCTACGGCCTCGCCTTCGCGGAATCGATCGACGCGTCGCGCATATTCATCGGCGCCACGGCGGTGGATTACAGCGGCTACCCGGACTGCCGCCCCGAATTCTTCGAAGCCTTCCAGGCGATGGCGGACAGGGGCACGAAGGCCGGCGTATCCGGCGCGGGGATCGTCATCGAAACGCCGGTCATCGCGATGGGCAAGGCGGAGATCATCCGCACCGGCGCGCGCCTCGGCGTCGATTACGCCATCACCCACAGCTGCTACGATCCCGGCCCCGGCGGCCTCGCCTGCGGCGCCTGCGATAGCTGCATTATAAGAAAAAACGGATTCAGGGACGCCGGCGTTCCCGACCCTACCAGGTACCGGGACCGGCGATAA
- a CDS encoding ATP-binding protein, with translation MKNFIAAAPLIALLLIVPAHRPCRAAAPRPPAETGSIMLTAESARIPLGLHIAILEDRTGALTIREASSPEMADRYVPCRTESPSFGFNSTDYWVRFSVTNTLPRDDRWFLELEYPHMDVFEAYYKDRDGSYMRKQTGDIYKFDRRELRYRNFVFSIAVPRGKSLTVYLHFAGSCSKQFPLTLWSPEAFAEKAINEKLLLGVYYGIIIVMMCYNLILFFFIRDRSYLLYVIYIATYGMVQMAYNGMAFEYLWPDLPWWHRVSLPFLIGLAILWMAIFTQSFLHLWDKARAMFWSMVAIMVIGIMTMVYSVLGDYLTAIESAMKLMVFAAVVTIVSAVVSMARGYRPARFFLMAWLFFLCGLVLIALNKLNVIPVMFITEYANQIGSALEVTLLSVALADRINIMNQEKKEAQRATIQAQEKYKLLVEGSSDIIFSLDEEWNFITANNAIMTHLKVNPGSIVSMNFLDLIYDETDDAAVSKNLVREKLGELLANREPLGFKVMFKSTIIAEPKEMQVRLEYINIEGKNEILGKATSVEEDVLIPFIDSEQQNFLINNYIMAAEDVTQRLTRNLKKYMEQKQASLLRIALRELVINAIEHGNLSISFNEKSEAIMNDTYFTLIANRRQDPRYRDRKVLIEYSLSPSKVVYRITDEGDGFSHGALSGSDARDASANLLSHGRGISMAKNIFDSVAYNEKGNQVTLLKKFARSA, from the coding sequence ATGAAAAATTTCATTGCCGCAGCGCCCCTCATCGCGCTCCTCCTGATCGTGCCCGCGCATAGGCCGTGCAGAGCCGCCGCGCCGAGACCACCCGCCGAGACCGGATCCATCATGCTGACCGCGGAAAGCGCCCGGATCCCCCTGGGTCTTCACATTGCCATTCTCGAGGATAGGACAGGGGCCCTGACCATACGGGAGGCATCGTCACCGGAGATGGCGGACCGATATGTTCCGTGCAGAACCGAGTCCCCCAGCTTCGGCTTCAACAGCACCGACTACTGGGTGCGCTTCAGCGTTACCAACACCCTTCCCCGCGACGATCGCTGGTTCCTTGAGCTCGAATATCCCCACATGGATGTCTTCGAGGCCTACTACAAGGATCGGGACGGCTCCTATATGCGAAAGCAAACAGGCGACATATATAAATTCGACAGGCGGGAGCTACGCTACCGGAATTTTGTTTTTTCCATTGCGGTGCCCAGGGGGAAAAGCCTGACCGTGTATCTCCATTTCGCCGGCTCTTGCTCCAAGCAGTTCCCCCTCACCCTCTGGTCTCCGGAAGCCTTTGCGGAAAAAGCGATCAACGAGAAGCTCCTCCTCGGCGTCTACTACGGTATCATCATTGTCATGATGTGCTACAACCTCATTCTTTTCTTTTTCATACGCGACAGGAGCTACCTCCTCTATGTCATTTACATCGCGACCTACGGCATGGTGCAGATGGCCTACAACGGCATGGCCTTCGAATACCTCTGGCCGGATCTTCCGTGGTGGCACAGGGTCAGCCTTCCCTTCCTCATCGGCCTGGCGATCCTCTGGATGGCCATATTCACCCAGAGTTTTCTCCATTTATGGGACAAGGCCAGGGCCATGTTCTGGTCCATGGTCGCCATCATGGTCATCGGCATCATGACGATGGTCTATTCCGTCCTCGGCGATTACCTGACCGCCATAGAATCGGCGATGAAGCTGATGGTCTTTGCCGCGGTGGTGACCATCGTCTCAGCCGTGGTTTCCATGGCCCGGGGATACCGGCCCGCGCGCTTCTTTCTCATGGCGTGGCTTTTTTTCCTCTGCGGCCTCGTACTCATCGCGCTGAACAAGCTCAACGTCATCCCGGTCATGTTCATCACCGAATACGCGAACCAGATCGGCTCCGCCCTTGAGGTGACCCTCCTCTCCGTTGCACTGGCGGACCGCATAAACATCATGAACCAGGAGAAAAAGGAGGCCCAGCGGGCCACGATCCAGGCGCAGGAAAAATACAAGCTCCTCGTCGAAGGCTCCAGCGACATTATCTTCTCCCTTGACGAGGAGTGGAACTTCATCACCGCCAACAACGCGATCATGACCCACCTCAAGGTCAATCCCGGATCGATCGTCTCCATGAATTTCCTCGACCTCATTTACGACGAAACCGACGACGCCGCGGTGAGCAAGAACCTGGTCAGGGAAAAGCTCGGGGAGCTCCTCGCAAACCGCGAGCCCCTCGGCTTCAAGGTCATGTTCAAGTCGACCATCATCGCCGAGCCGAAGGAGATGCAGGTGCGTCTTGAATATATCAACATCGAGGGCAAGAACGAAATCCTGGGAAAAGCCACGAGCGTCGAGGAAGATGTCCTCATACCTTTCATCGACAGCGAGCAGCAAAATTTCCTGATCAACAACTACATCATGGCCGCGGAAGACGTGACGCAGAGACTGACGCGCAACCTGAAAAAATACATGGAGCAGAAACAGGCGAGCCTCCTGCGCATCGCCCTCCGGGAGCTGGTCATCAACGCCATCGAGCACGGCAACCTCAGCATATCCTTCAACGAAAAGTCTGAAGCGATAATGAACGACACTTATTTCACCTTGATCGCGAACCGCCGCCAGGACCCCCGCTACCGGGACCGCAAGGTACTCATCGAGTATTCCCTGAGCCCGTCCAAGGTCGTCTACCGGATCACGGACGAGGGGGACGGCTTCAGCCACGGGGCCCTTTCCGGCAGTGACGCCCGGGACGCCAGCGCGAACCTCCTTTCCCACGGGAGGGGCATATCCATGGCGAAGAACATCTTCGACTCCGTGGCCTACAACGAAAAAGGCAACCAGGTCACCCTGCTGAAAAAATTCGCGCGCAGCGCGTGA
- a CDS encoding STAS domain-containing protein yields MISIQVDDAVTLTITTKLLTIHNTHDLLRQLLETAHNYDKRLVLDFINVNTIDSTVISMLVEFNSHMNENNKQFTLKNLSPFIKKTFEILHITKFFDIE; encoded by the coding sequence GTGATATCCATCCAGGTCGATGATGCCGTTACATTAACCATTACCACCAAGCTTCTGACAATACATAACACCCATGATCTGCTCAGACAGCTCCTGGAAACCGCCCACAATTATGATAAACGACTGGTTCTTGATTTCATCAACGTAAACACCATTGACTCAACGGTCATCTCCATGCTCGTCGAGTTCAACAGTCACATGAATGAAAACAACAAGCAGTTCACGCTTAAAAACCTTTCCCCCTTCATAAAAAAAACATTTGAGATACTTCATATAACCAAATTTTTCGACATTGAATAA
- the folE gene encoding GTP cyclohydrolase I FolE encodes MDRERIKKAVVEILLAIGEDPGRSGLEETPDRVARMYEDIFGGEQEDIAKVLGKAHELEHDEMVIVKDIQFYSMCEHHMVPFFGVCHIGYIPDSKRIVGISKLARIVEVFSKKLQVQEHFTTEIADAIMEHVKPKGVGVVVKARHLCMEMRGVRKPGASTITSVVRGSFRSDMRTREEFLKLIE; translated from the coding sequence GTGGACAGGGAACGAATAAAGAAGGCCGTCGTCGAGATACTTCTCGCGATCGGCGAGGACCCCGGGCGCAGCGGCCTTGAGGAAACCCCGGACCGGGTGGCGCGGATGTACGAGGACATTTTCGGCGGAGAACAGGAGGACATAGCCAAGGTCCTGGGAAAGGCCCATGAGCTAGAACATGACGAGATGGTGATCGTCAAGGATATACAGTTTTACTCCATGTGCGAGCACCACATGGTGCCGTTTTTCGGGGTCTGCCACATAGGATATATACCTGACAGCAAGCGGATCGTCGGCATCAGCAAGCTGGCCCGCATTGTCGAAGTTTTCAGCAAGAAACTCCAGGTGCAGGAGCACTTTACCACCGAGATCGCCGATGCCATCATGGAACACGTCAAGCCAAAGGGGGTGGGGGTCGTGGTAAAGGCGAGGCACCTGTGCATGGAAATGCGGGGCGTGCGCAAGCCGGGGGCCAGCACCATAACATCCGTGGTGCGGGGCTCTTTCAGGAGCGACATGCGGACCAGGGAGGAATTTCTCAAGCTTATTGAATGA
- a CDS encoding phosphoribosylglycinamide formyltransferase: protein MQTRKKTKIAVFVSGSGTNLQSIIDKAESGWLPVEVACVISDKEKAFGLERARKHGIPAFFVDRKLHALREDHEEAIIAILKQYDVELIVLAGYMRLLTSHLIGQYRNRIINIHPALLPSFPGTDGYGDAWRYGVKVSGCTVHFVDEGCDTGPIILQGVNTVDESDTLESFRERGLKIEHQVLPEAIKLYCEGRLKVDGRRVKIL, encoded by the coding sequence ATGCAAACCAGGAAAAAAACCAAGATCGCGGTGTTCGTCTCCGGATCCGGGACCAATCTCCAGTCCATTATCGACAAGGCGGAGTCAGGATGGCTACCGGTGGAGGTCGCATGCGTCATATCGGACAAAGAAAAGGCCTTTGGCCTGGAACGGGCCCGAAAGCACGGCATCCCCGCGTTTTTCGTGGACCGTAAGCTGCACGCCCTTCGGGAGGACCATGAAGAGGCGATAATTGCGATACTTAAACAATACGACGTGGAACTGATCGTGCTGGCGGGATACATGCGGCTGCTCACCTCACACCTCATCGGCCAGTACCGTAACAGGATCATCAATATTCATCCCGCGCTGCTGCCCAGTTTCCCGGGAACCGACGGCTATGGCGACGCGTGGCGGTACGGGGTAAAGGTCAGCGGGTGCACCGTTCATTTCGTCGACGAGGGATGCGACACGGGACCGATAATTCTGCAGGGCGTCAACACGGTCGATGAAAGCGACACCCTGGAAAGCTTTCGCGAGCGGGGGCTCAAGATCGAGCACCAGGTGCTGCCCGAAGCGATCAAGCTCTATTGCGAGGGCAGGCTGAAGGTTGATGGCAGAAGAGTAAAAATTCTGTAA